The Malus domestica chromosome 13, GDT2T_hap1 genome includes a window with the following:
- the LOC139190349 gene encoding geraniol 8-hydroxylase-like translates to MDILSCIILGLLVAVISICPLYYSLGRRSSNTTRLPPGPNPLPFIGNLLELGNKPHLSLTKLSQRYGPIMSLQLGRITTVVISSSTVAKEVLRTHDQLFCHRSIPDSLQACKHSKYSMAWIPVSPAWRNLRKTCNSQLFTSKILDANQANRHLKVQELIWDVNKSAVKGDAIDIGRAAFKTSLNLLSRTVFSVDLVDTSSARAREFKELVWSIMEEAGKPNLADYFPVLKKIDPLGIRRRMSNSMRKMLDLFDRLMIQRFESRKKLDYIMTNDMLDTLINISEEKNENMDMDEIQHLFLDLFAAGTDTTSSTLEWAMAELLRNPEKLSKAQAELKQIIGKGKPVGESDKDKLPYLQAIIKETFRLHPALPLLLPRKADADVEICGYTVPKGAQVFVNSWAIGRDPDIWDNPDSFIPERFLGSEIDVTGKNFELIPFGGGRRICPGLAMAVRMVNLMLGSLINCFDNWKLEDGIAPETMDMDEKFGITLQKAQPLRAVPML, encoded by the exons ATGGACATTTTGAGTTGCATAATATTAGGGTTACTGGTTGCAGTGATCTCAATTTGCCCCCTCTATTATTCACTCGGAAGAAGATCATCAAATACCACAAGGCTTCCACCTGGACCAAACCCACTTCCCTTCATAGGCAATCTGTTAGAGCTTGGCAATAaaccccatctctctctcaccaAGCTTTCACAACGCTATGGCCCAATTATGTCTTTGCAACTCGGCCGAATAACAACCGTGGTAATTTCTTCGTCAACCGTCGCCAAAGAAGTCCTCCGAACCCATGACCAACTCTTTTGCCACCGTAGCATCCCAGATTCGCTCCAAGCTTGTAAACATTCCAAGTACAGCATGGCTTGGATACCTGTTTCACCTGCATGGAGAAACCTTCGCAAAACATGCAACTCTCAACTGTTCACCAGTAAAATTCTCGACGCCAATCAAGCCAATCGTCACCTAAAAGTGCAAGAGCTCATATGGGACGTCAACAAAAGCGCTGTAAAAGGTGATGCGATTGATATCGGAAGGGCTGCTTTCAAAACTTCGCTCAATCTTCTATCGCGTACCGTCTTCTCTGTGGACTTAGTGGACACAAGCAGTGCGAGGGCGAGGGAGTTCAAGGAGTTGGtgtggagtattatggaagaggCTGGCAAACCTAACTTGGCTGACTATTTTCCCGTGCTTAAGAAGATTGATCCACTAGGGATACGACGCCGTATGAGCAATAGCATGCGCAAGATGCTTGACCTCTTTGACCGATTGATGATTCAGCGGTTTGAATCAAGGAAAAAGCTTGATTATATCATGACTAATGATATGTTAGATACCTTAATAAACATTAGtgaagagaaaaatgagaatatGGACATGGATGAAATTCAACATCTGTTCCTG GATCTATTTGCTGCGGGAACAGATACAACGTCATCCACATTGGAATGGGCAATGGCTGAGCTACTCCGCAACCCGGAAAAATTGTCCAAAGCTCAAGCGGAGCTGAAGCAGATCATCGGAAAAGGAAAACCGGTTGGGGAATCCGACAAAGATAAACTCCCTTACTTACAAGCAATAATCAAAGAGACCTTCCGGTTGCACCCAGCATTGCCCTTACTACTTCCCCGAAAAGCTGATGCAGACGTAGAAATCTGCGGGTATACTGTACCAAAGGGTGCACAAGTGTTTGTCAATTCATGGGCCATCGGCAGAGACCCCGACATTTGGGACAACCCTGACTCATTCATCCCAGAGAGGTTTTTAGGATCGGAAATTGATGTTACTGGCAAGAACTTTGAGCTTATTCCGTTTGGTGGTGGGAGAAGAATATGTCCTGGCTTGGCAATGGCAGTGAGAATGGTGAACTTGATGTTGGGTTCACTTATTAACTGCTTTGATAACTGGAAGCTTGAAGACGGAATTGCACCGGAGACCATGGACATGGATGAGAAGTTTGGCATCACCTTACAAAAAGCTCAGCCTCTCAGAGCTGTGCCCATGTTATAG
- the LOC103403146 gene encoding U-box domain-containing protein 6, which yields MDITEVEESLFAASDAKLHGELCKTLSAVYCKITSIFPSLEAARPRSKSGIQALCSLHVALEKAKNVLQHCSESSKLYLAITGDSVLSKFEKARCALMDSLRRVEDIVPQSIGCQIEEIVSELEGSVLSLDPLEKKVGDEIIALLQQGKKFDNCNDNNELESFHQAAIKLGITSSRAALTERRALKKVIQRARAEEDKRKESIVAYLLHLMRKYSKLFRSEISDDNDSQGSAPCSPTIQGSIEDAGPGGNVQAFDRQLSKLSSFNFKSSFNSKPYNRKSGHMPLPPEELRCPISLQLMYDPVIIASGQTYERICIEKWFSDGHNTCPKTQQKLSHLFLTPNYCVKGLITSWCEQNGISVPDGPPESLDLNYWRLAFESESTDSKSMGSVGSCKVKGVKVVPLDESHTIKEDVGNETEDATPLEEESELDVFESYQDLLTTLNEEEDFRKRCKVVEQIRLLLKEDEEARMYMGANGFVEALLHFLSSALREAGCLAQESGAMALFNLAVNNNRNKEAMLALGVISLLEEMISNPSSHGPATALYLNLSCLEEAKPVIGTSPAVPFLTQLLQANVETQCKLDALHALYNLSSVPSNIPTLISAGIISGLQSLLADSGDQMWTEKCIAVLINLGSSSSARDEMMSNLRLISALATILEADQPIEQEQAVSCLYMLCNGSEKCSQKVLKEGVIPALVSISVNGTSTGKEKAQKLLMLFREQRQRDQPPPEAEVHLSVENSDNPMTAPEPKPLCKSFSRRKMSKPFKFLWKSKSYSVYQC from the exons ATGGATATTACTGAGGTTGAAGAAAGCTTATTCGCGGCCAGCGATGCCAAG TTGCATGGAGAGCTGTGCAAGACACTCTCTGCAGTTTATTGCAAAATAACGTCGATATTTCCTTCTTTGGAAGCAGCTCGACCTAGGAGCAAGTCTGGTATCCAAGCTTTATGTTCGTTGCATGTGGCACTTGAAAAGGCTAAGAATGTTCTTCAGCATTGCTCCGAAAGTAGTAAACTTTACTTG GCTATAACTGGGGATTCTGTGCTCTCAAAGTTTGAGAAGGCTAGATGTGCTCTCATGGATAGTCTTAGGCGTGTTGAAGACATTGTTCCACAATCTATTGGTTGTCAG ATTGAAGAGATTGTTAGTGAACTTGAGGGTAGTGTGCTCTCACTTGATCCCTTAGAGAAGAAGGTTGGCGATGAAATAATTGCACTACTCCAGCAAGGGAAAAAGTTCGACAATTGTAATGACAATAATGAGCTGGAATCTTTTCATCAGGCTGCTATCAAACTTGGTATTACCTCTTCCAGGGCAGCTCTTACTGAGAGAAGAGCTTTGAAGAAAGTCATCCAAAGAGCCCGTGCTGAGGAAGATAAGCGGAAAGAGTCAATTGTGGCTTATTTATTACATCTTATGCGAAAATACTCCAAGCTGTTTAGAAGTGAAATCTCAGATGACAATGATTCACAAGGTTCTGCTCCTTGTTCTCCCACTATTCAGGGTTCCATTGAGGATGCTGGGCCCGGTGGCAATGTTCAGGCATTTGATCGACAACTGTCAAAACTTAGTTCTTTTAATTTCAAAAGTTCTTTTAATTCCAAGCCATACAATCGGAAATCAGGTCACATGCCTCTTCCACCTGAAGAATTGAGGTGTCCGATATCTTTGCAGCTTATGTATGATCCGGTCATCATCGCTTCTGGTCAGACATATGAAAGGATTTGCATTGAGAAATGGTTCAGTGATGGGCACAATACCTGCCCAAAGACTCAACAGAAGCTGTCTCATCTTTTTTTAACCCCCAATTATTGTGTCAAAGGTCTCATTACTAGTTGGTGTGAACAGAATGGAATTTCTGTTCCTGATGGTCCCCCAGAGTCTCTTGACCTCAACTATTGGAGGCTTGCATTTGAGTCTGAGTCCACTGATTCAAAATCTATGGGTAGTGTTGGCTCTTGCAAGGTGAAGGGTGTCAAGGTGGTTCCCTTAGATGAGAGCCATACCATAAAGGAGGACGTTGGAAATGAAACAGAAGATGCGACTCCATTAGAGGAAGAGTCTGAGCTTGATGTTTTCGAAAGTTATCAGGATCTTTTAACCACCTTGAATGAAGAGGAAGACTTCAGGAAGAGGTGCAAGGTAGTGGAGCAAATAAGGCTCTTGCTGAAGGAGGATGAGGAGGCCAGGATGTATATGGGTGCTAATGGATTTGTTGAAGCACTTCTACATTTTCTGAGCTCAGCTTTGCGTGAAGCGGGTTGTTTGGCTCAGGAAAGTGGAGCCATGGCTCTCTTCAATCTTGCTGTCAACAATAACAG aaacaaGGAAGCAATGTTAGCATTAGGGGTGATTTCATTGCTGGAGGAAATGATCTCCAATCCCAGTTCTCATGGACCTGCAACAGCGCTCTATTTGAATCTCTCGTGCCTCGAAGAAGCCAAGCCTGTAATTGGAACAAGCCCTGCTGTCCCTTTCTTGACCCAGCTCCTTCAAGCGAATGTTGAAACCCAATGCAAGCTTGATGCCCTCCATGCCCTGTACAATCTATCGAGTGTCCCGTCAAATATTCCTACACTTATTTCAGCTGGTATTATCAGTGGTCTCCAATCCCTTCTTGCGGACTCTGGCGATCAGATGTGGACAGAAAAATGTATAGCTGTATTGATAAATTTGGGTTCAAGTAGTTCTGCCAGAGATGAAATGATGTCGAATTTGAGACTTATAAGTGCACTAGCAACAATTTTGGAGGCTGATCAACCCATTGAGCAGGAGCAAGCTGTCTCATGTCTCTATATGTTGTGTAACGGGAGCGAGAAATGCAGTCAGAAGGTCCTCAAGGAAGGAGTGATACCGGCATTGGTGTCTATTTCCGTTAATGGCACATCAACAGGAAAAGAGAAGGCTCAGAAGCTGTTAATGCTGTTCCGTGAGCAGAGACAGAGAGACCAACCACCTCCTGAGGCGGAGGTGCATCTGTCTGTTGAAAATAGTGACAACCCCATGACTGCACCGGAACCAAAGCCGCTATGCAAGTCCTTCTCAAGAAGAAAGATGAGCAAACCATTTAAGTTTTTATGGAAGAGCAAAAGCTATTCTGTTTACCAGTGTTAG